One window of Magallana gigas chromosome 2, xbMagGiga1.1, whole genome shotgun sequence genomic DNA carries:
- the LOC105345414 gene encoding uncharacterized protein isoform X1 produces MDLKRFFLVSFHLLVGVTIVVLIDPCDDSFLSSYGRESLSSEYIHTTAATCDMFWPNKTWNFRNTFVGLNTTQSCPAMKHCSNLYSLWMMGTLPVSNDIVPKLFCETEATGCCKNVNNTTIKVRKCSLLRVYFHRNSTGCDKAFCFERPDVDHVPMRNSSVATVSPINIGNETNASGQTSSDHIPDWSICLIAMLIAVIMYLIILVIVFLRQRINRKIHVVDDKTEKIIQARKNRIAK; encoded by the exons ATGGATCTTAAGAGATTTTTCCTTGTGTCTTTTCACTTGCTTGTTGGAGTAACCATAGTTGTTTTAA TTGATCCTTGCGATGACAGTTTTCTGTCGAGTTACGGAAGAGAATCCCTTTCGTCGGAATATATCCATACTACAGCTGCCACTTGTGACATGTTCTGGCCAAATAAGACTTGGAATTTTCGGAATACTTTTGTCGGACTTAACACCACACAGAGTTGTCCCGCAATGAAACACTGCAGTAACCTTTACTCGCTATGGATGATGG GAACGCTTCCGGTCTCCAATGACATCGTACCCAAACTGTTCTGTGAGACGGAGGCAACTGGATGCTGTAAAAACGTCAACAATACCACGATCAAAGTCAGGAAATGCTCACTATTACGTGTATATTTTCATCGCAACTCTACAGGCTGTGATAAGGCATTTTGTTTTG AAAGACCAGATGTGGACCATGTTCCAATGAGAAATAGTAGTGTCG CAACAGTGTCACCAATAAACATAGGAAATGAAACTAATGCAAGTGGTCAAACATCTTCAG ATCATATTCCAGATTGGTCAATTTGCCTTATTGCGATGTTGATTGCAGTTATTATGTACCTTATCATACTTGTAATAGT ATTTTTAAGGCAGAGGATTAAccgtaaaatacatgtagttgatgACAAAACTGAGAAAATCATTCAGGCACGAAAGAATCGGATTGCCAAATGA
- the LOC105345414 gene encoding uncharacterized protein isoform X2 produces MDITRFFLVSFHWLAGVPMVILIDPCDDSFLSSYGRESLSSEYIHTTAATCDMFWPNKTWNFRNTFVGLNTTQSCPAMKHCSNLYSLWMMGTLPVSNDIVPKLFCETEATGCCKNVNNTTIKVRKCSLLRVYFHRNSTGCDKAFCFERPDVDHVPMRNSSVATVSPINIGNETNASGQTSSDHIPDWSICLIAMLIAVIMYLIILVIVFLRQRINRKIHVVDDKTEKIIQARKNRIAK; encoded by the exons TTGATCCTTGCGATGACAGTTTTCTGTCGAGTTACGGAAGAGAATCCCTTTCGTCGGAATATATCCATACTACAGCTGCCACTTGTGACATGTTCTGGCCAAATAAGACTTGGAATTTTCGGAATACTTTTGTCGGACTTAACACCACACAGAGTTGTCCCGCAATGAAACACTGCAGTAACCTTTACTCGCTATGGATGATGG GAACGCTTCCGGTCTCCAATGACATCGTACCCAAACTGTTCTGTGAGACGGAGGCAACTGGATGCTGTAAAAACGTCAACAATACCACGATCAAAGTCAGGAAATGCTCACTATTACGTGTATATTTTCATCGCAACTCTACAGGCTGTGATAAGGCATTTTGTTTTG AAAGACCAGATGTGGACCATGTTCCAATGAGAAATAGTAGTGTCG CAACAGTGTCACCAATAAACATAGGAAATGAAACTAATGCAAGTGGTCAAACATCTTCAG ATCATATTCCAGATTGGTCAATTTGCCTTATTGCGATGTTGATTGCAGTTATTATGTACCTTATCATACTTGTAATAGT ATTTTTAAGGCAGAGGATTAAccgtaaaatacatgtagttgatgACAAAACTGAGAAAATCATTCAGGCACGAAAGAATCGGATTGCCAAATGA